Sequence from the Thermococcus sp. genome:
CGCTGGAAGGAAGTCCACCCGTTAATGTACATCTTGGCCCTGGTTTTTGTGGCCTACTTTGCCTACCTCGGAGGTCTCTTCTGATTTTTATTCCTTATTATGAAGAAGAGGAATCGGCCATTAAACGAAAAGCGTTAAAATCACTCGTCCAGTTTCTCTTTCAGAAACTGCTTGAGGACGTATGGGCACTGCTCCTGTATGAACTTCGCGAACTCCTTCATTCTCTTAACGGTTACCTCGCTCACGTAATGCTCGAACTGGCAGGCGTCGCGCTCCGCTATCTCGGGTGGGATTCCTAGTATGTCAACGAAGAACTTCGTCAGGAAGACGTGCTTTGAATAAGTTTCTTCGGCTATTTTTCTGCCTTCTTCCGTGAGAAGAATCCTGTCGTACTTCTCATACTCCACGAGGCCCTTTTCGGCGAGCTTCTTGAGGGCATCAACAACGCTCGGCGGTTTGACGTTCATTATCTTGGCTATGTCCTTCACCCTGATTACACCCTTGTTTTTGTGAAGGATGTACATTGCCTCCAGATACTCCTCCTCCCTCTTGCTGACATGCACGGCCCTCACCGGGTTAGGGTTGCCAAAAACCTTTAAGTAGTTTTCCCAAAACTTAAAAGTTTTAGGTAAATCGGCTATCGGTGGTGGCTATGGCACTTTACTTCATTGGCCTTGGGCTTTACGATGAGAAGGACATTACACTCAAGGGCCTCGAAGTGGTGAGGAAATGCGATAGAGTTTTTGCGGAGTTCTATACCTCACTCCTTGCTGGGACGAGTATAGACAGGATTGAAGAACTTGTAGGCAAGCCGATAGTGAGGCTAAACCGGGAAGACGTGGAGCTGAACTTTGAGAAAATCGTTCTTCCAGAGGCAAAGGAAAAGGACGTCGCATTTCTGACCGCCGGCGACCCGATGGTGGCGACGACACACCCCGACCTGAGGATTAGGGCCAAAAAAGCCGGAGTTGAGAGCTACGTTATCCACGCCCCGAGCATATACTCGGCGGTGGCAATCACGGGACTTCAGATTTACAAGTTCGGAAAGAGTGCCACAGTGGCCTATCCAGAGAAGAACTGGTTTCCGACGAGTCACTACGACGTCATAAAGGAGAACCGCGAGAGGGGCCTTCACACGCTCCTGTTCCTTGACATAAAGGCCGATAGAGGTAGGTACATGACGGCAAATGAGGCCATGGATATACTCCTGAAGGTCGAGGAGATGAAGAAAGCGGGGGTTTTTACACCCGAGACCCTCGTCGTGGTTCTGGCGAGGGCTGGCTCCCTGAACCCGACCATAAGGGCCGGTTACGTAAAGGACCTAATCAGCGAGGATTTTGGAAGACAGCCCCACGTCCTCATCGTTCCGGGAAGGCTCCACATAGTTGAGGCAGAATATTTGGTTGAGTTCGCCAATGCCCCAGAGGAGATTCTGGAGGACGTTTAGCGAAAGGTTTATATTTTTGTCCGCTCCCCATACTCCGGGCGGGCCCGTGGTCTAGTCTGGTTATGACGCCGCCCTCACGAGGCGGAGGTCCGGGGTTCGAAGCCCCGCGGGCCCACCAGTTACAAACTTCTCCTGCGCGAAGTTTGATCAAGGTTGGCATGTCATTTTTGAGGAATTGTAGTTTTAAGGGAGTTTATTCTTGTAGTTGCTTGTTTTGTTTGATGGAAAACCTGCTTTGAGTTTGAAATGTTTAGAGGACATGCAAACTTATTCTTGTTATTTTGGTGGAAGTTTATTTTTTGGTCAAACTTTGCAAAGCAAAGTTTGCTTGCTTGTGCAAGCGCTGGCGGAAGAGTAAATGCCTTTTTTAGATGAACATGCGGGTTTCTGGCCTATTGGCCATTTGTGAGTTTTTCTCTCTAGAAGAGCGTCCTTTGGACGCCAAAAACAAAGGTGAAACCCCTAAGAAGGCTTCGTTTAGTGTTAAACCCTAACTTGAGTTGCTTTTTGAGTAGTGCACGGCTAAGCTAATTTGCCCTTCTTGAATGGCAAGGGCCAATTTTTGGCCAAGCTTTGGGCAGGTATAGTTTGTTCACCTGCACGACGTTTGCTTTGCAAAAAAATTTTACACTTTCAACCCTAAAAAAGGGTTGCAGGGTTCGAAAGCCTTTTAAATAGTCTTCATAAGCTCCCTCCAGCTTAGGGGAGACAGTAGGGACAGGATGAGGGGAAATGGCCTGGCACGTCTTTATTCCCGATTCCCTGCTTGAAGAAACAGACGACCCGAAAATTCGAACATACAAGGTCGGACAGGTTGCAAGGGCCTGTGCAATATTTGGCGTCGAGCATATCTGGATTTACAGGGCCGGCGGGAGAGACGGAAAGTTCATAAAAACCGTCCTCGAGTACATGGAAACTCCCCAGTACCTCAGGAAGAGGCTGTTTCCCATAATGCCCGAGCTGAAATACATTGGCGTTGTCCCGCCCCTTAGAACGCCTCATCACAAACTCAAGGGAAAACCAAAGGTCGGCGAAATACGTGAGGGCTACGCCTTTCGAAAGGGGAAACGGGTTTACGCGGACATCGGCCTCGACGAGCTGGCAATTGTTGAAGGGAACGTGGAAGGCAGGGCAACGTTCAGGATCGTTTCAACGAGGCCTTTGAAGGTCGTGCTGGCGAAACCAGTGGAATATTGGGGTTACAGGGTTCATTTAAGTGGAAGGTCACTGGCGAAAACACTTAAAAAGGCTCATCTGGATTTGGCAATCGCGACCTCAAGGAAAGGTCGCGACGTGAGAAAGGTCCGTCTTCCCCCGCTCGATGGGGAAGTGGGTATTGCCTTTGGTTCGCCGAGGAAGGGTGTTATGGAACTCCTCGGCGGTGAGTACGACTTTGACTTCGTGCTCAACACGATTCCAAATCAGAAAACTAAAACCGTCCGTACTGAGGAGGCTCTCCTCGCCACGTTGGCGGTATTCAATCTCATGAGGAGGGATTGAGATGGGAAAAGTTCACAGACCAAGGAGAGGTTCACTCGCCTTCAGCCCGAGAAAGAGGGCTAAAAGCGTAGTTCCAAGAATCAAGAAGTGGCCGAAGGACAGTGAGGTCAGGATGTTGGGATTTGCTGGCTACAAGGCCGGAATGACCCACATCCTCATGATAGACGACAGCCCAGGACTTACCAAGGGGAAGGAAATATTCGTCCCTGTGACAATAGTCGAGGTTCCACCGCTCTTCGTCTACGGAATAAGGGCCTACAAGCAGGGTTACCTTGGGCTTGAGACTGCCACAGAGGTCTGGTTCCACGAGCTCAACGAGAACGTAAGGAGAAGGATAAAGACCCTGCCCAAGAACTACAATGAGGAAGCCTTTAAGGCCAAGCTCAGCCAGCTTGAGGAGCTTGTGGAGAGCGGTGAGATAGTTGATATCAGGCTTCTCGTCCACACCCAGCCTTGGCTCATCAAGCTCAAGAAGAAGCCGGAAGTCATGGAGTATGCCATTGGTGGCGACGACGTTAAGGCCAAGTTCGAGTACGCCAAGGAGAAGATAGGCAAGGAAATAAGGGCTAGCGAGGTTCTCCACGAGGGTGAACTCCTCGACGTCATAGCAGTCACGAAGGGTAAGGGAACCCAGGGGCCGGTTAAGAGATGGGGTGTTAAGGTTCAGTTCCACAAGGCCCAGCGTGCTGGGAAAGGTAGGCATGTTGGTAACCTCGGTCCTTGGCATCCAGCCCGCGTCATGTGGACCGTTCCACAGGCCGGTCAGATGGGCTTCCACCACAGAACCGAGTTCAACAAGAGGCTCATCGCGATAGGCGAGAACGGGAAGCTTGAGCTTAACGGCAACGAAATTGAGATAACCCCCAAGGGCGGCTTCCCGCACTATGGCATCGTAAGGAGCGACTTCCTCATGATTGAGGGTAGCGTTCCCGGTTCCTTCAAGAGGATAATTAGGGTTAGACCCGCCATAAGGCCACCCAAGAAGAAGCCGCCCGTTGAGAGGCCGCAGATAACCTACGTCAGTAGGGAGTCCAAGCAGTGAGGTGAGATAAATGAAGGTTAAGGTCTTTAACCTCGAAGGCGAGCCCGTTGAGGAGATAGAGCTCCCCAAGGTATTTAGCACACCCTTTAGACCCGACCTCATAAGGCGTGCAGTCATCGCTTCCTGGACCCACAGGATACAGCCCCAGGGAAGGGATCCGCAGGCCGGTAAGAGACGCGTCACTGAGAACATCGGAAAGGGCCACGGAATGGCGAGGGTCGAGAGGATAAAGACACCACCGAGGTTCGCGGCCTTCGTTCCCTTCGCTCGTGGTGGGAGGAGAACCCACCCGCCGAAGGTCGAGAAGATAATCTGGGAGGACATCAACAAGAAGGAGCGTAGGCTTGCTATAATGAGCGCCATCGCTGCCACCGCTAACCCCGACCTCGTGAAGGCAAGGGGGCACATTATAGACAACGTTCCAGCCTTCCCACTCGTCGTCGTTGACGACCTTGAGAAGGTCTTTAAGACGGCACAGACCAGGGAGATATTCAAGAAGCTCGGCGTCTGGGACGACATTGAGAGGGCCAAGAGGAACACCAAGATTCGCGCCGGAAAGGGTAAAATGCGTGGCAGGAGGTATAAGAAGGCCAAGGGCCCGCTCATCGTCGTGGCCAAGAACGAGGGCATCTTCCAGGGAGCGAGGAACCACCCGGGTGTCGATGTGGTCACCGTTGACAACCTCGGCGTTGAGTTGCTCGCCCCGGGAACCCACCCCGGAAGGCTTACCATCTGGACTAAAGGCGCTATAGAGAGGCTTAGGGAAATCTACGGGTGATGAGAGATGGACCCCTATAAGGTTATCATAAGGCCTCTCGTTACCGAGAAGGCCGTTTCGCTTATCGAGAGGGAGAACAAGCTCACCTTCATAGTTGACAGAAGAGCCACCAAGGCCGACATCAAGAGGGCCGTGGAAGAGATGTTCAACGTCAAGGTCGAAAAGGTCAACACCCTCATAACCATGAGGGGCGAGAAAAAGGCCTACGTCAAGCTCAAGCCCGAATACGATGCGAGTGAAGTGGCCGCGAGGTTGGGATTGTTCTGAGGTGATGTGATATGGGAAAGAGTCTCATCCAGCAGAGAAGGGGTAAGGGAACCACGACCTTTAGGGCTCCCTCTCACAGGTACAGGGGAGCCGTAAAATACGTTCCTCTCAACGTGACAAAGGATAAGACCATCAGGGGAATCGTCGAGGAAATCCTCCACGACCCTGGAAGAACCGCCCCGGTTGCTCGCGTTAAGTTCGAGGACGGAACCAAGAAGCTCATCCTTGCTCCTGAGGGAGTTCTCGTTGGACAGGAGGTCTACATTGGGCCCGAGGCTCCCATAGCGATAGGCAACACCCTTCCACTTGCCAAGATACCGGAGGGAACCTATGTTTACAACATTGAGGGAATTCCGGGCGACGGTGGAAAGTACGTTCGCGCTGGAGGAACATACGCCCTCGTCGTGAGCAGGGAGAAGGACAAGGTCATAGTCCAGCTCCCGAGCGGTGAGCTCAAGCAGTTCAAGCCCGAGTGCAGGGCAACGATAGGTGTCGTTGCCGGCGGTGGAAGGCTTGAGAAGCCAATCGTCAAGGCCGGTAAGGCCTACTACATCGCCAAAGCCAGAAACAGGTTCTGGCCGAAGCCCAGAGGTGTTAAGATGAACGCCGTCAACCACCCGCACGGTGGTAAGGAGCACCACATTGGTAGGCCTTCAACCGTTTCGAGGCGCGCTCCGCCCGGAAGGAAGGTCGGTCACATAGCCGCGAGAAGAACCGGTAGGAGGAAGTGAAGATGGCGAGAAAGAAGGAGTTTAGATACAGGGGTTATACCCTTGATGAGTTGCTCAACATGTCCCTTGAGGAGTTCGCCAAGCTCCTTCCGGCCAGGCAGAGGAGGAGCCTTAAGCGTGGTCTTTCCCCGGAGCAGAAGAAGCTCCTCAGGAAGATTCGCCTGGCTAAGAAGGGCAAGTACAACAAGCCTATAAGGACCCACAGCAGAGACATGGTCATTCTCCCTGAGATGGTCGGCATGACCATTCACGTCTACAACGGCAAGGAGTTCGTCCCAGTTCAGATTAAGGAGGAGATGATAGGCCACTACCTTGGTGAGTTCGCCATGACTAGAAAGGTTGTCCAGCATGGCTCACCGGGTGTCGGAGCTACCAGGTCCTCGATGTTCGTGGCAATCAAGTGAGGTGGTCTAGATGAGCAGGGGCAGGTTTTCCTACTCATTCCAAAATTTTGACCCCGAGAGGATGGCTCGCGCCAGCGGTAGGGACCTTAGAATTTCACCCAAGCACAGCGTTGAGCTTCTCAGGGAGATAAGGGGCATGATGCTCAACGACGCTCTCAAATACCTCGACGACGTCATAGCCAAGAAGAGACCGGTTCCTATGAAGCGCTACAACGACAGCCAGGGACACAAGCCGGGTAAGGGCTTTGGTCCCGGTAGGTATCCTGTCAAAGTAGCTAAGGCCGTCAAGAAGATACTCCTCAACGCCAAGAACAACGCCGAGCAGAAGGGCCTCGACGTTGACCGGCTTAAGATAATCCACGCGGCGGCGCACAGGGGACCAGTCCTCAGGGGTTACATTCCGAGGGCATTTGGAAGGGCAACTCCCTTCAACGAGGAAACCACTCACATAGAGATAGTGGTCGAGGAGATTAGGAGGTGAGACCTTTGGCCATCGAGAGGTACTTCATCAAGGAAGGAGTTAAGGAGATGCTCATCGACGAGTACCTTGAGAAGGAGCTCAGGCGTGGGGGCTATGGCGGTCTTGACATAAAGAAGACCCCCCTCGGAACCAAGGTCATTATCTTTGCCGCCCACCCCGGTTACGTTATAGGCAGGGGTGGAAGGAGAATAAGGGAGCTCACTAGAATCCTCGAGAGGCAGTTTGGCCTTGAGAACCCGCAGATTGAGGTCGAGGAAATCAAGAACCCCTACCTCAACGCCAAGGTTCAGGCGGTGAGGCTTGCCCAGGCCCTTGAGAGGGGAATCCACTTCAGGAGGGCCGCTTACTCTGCCATAAGGGCCATCATGAGGAACGGAGCTAGAGGTGTCGAGATTCGCCTGAGCGGAAAGCTTACCGGTGAGAGGGCTAAGAGCGTCAGGTTTTATCAGGGTTATCTAGCGAAGGTTGGAAACCCGGCAGAGACACTCGTCAGCAAGGGCTATGCCCAGGCCCTGCTCAAGCTCGGTGTCATAGGCGTTAAGGTCGCTATAATGCCACCCGATGCTAGGTTGCCAGATGAGATTGAGATCAAGGAGATAGTCGAGGAAGAGGTGAGTGGCAATGAAGCCCAGTGAGATTAGGGAGATGAGCATTGAAGAGATAGACAAGAAGATTAGGGAGCTCCGCCTTGAGCTTGCCAAGGAAAGGGGTGTGCTCACCATGGGGGCCTCCCTTGAAAACCCCATGGTCATTAGGAACCTCAGGCGCGACATCGCGCGCCTGCTTACAATAAAGAAGGAGAAGCTTAGGGAGAAAAGGTGAGGTTAGGTGCCGAGGATTGTTAACCCTCTGGATGAGATGCTCTTTAAGGAAGTCCTGAAGGAACAGCAGAGGATTAGGGTTTACATCGAAAGGGCCCGTTACGGAAAGCTCAAGACCATAATTGAAGGCATAGATGAGAAAGAGTTTGACCTTGAGGACATAGCAAAGAAGCTGAAGGCGAAGCTGGCATGTGGCGGAACCGTAAAGAAGGGAAGAATAGAGCTTCAGGGCGACCACAGGGATCGTATCAAGAAGTTGCTCGCCGACCTTGGATTTTCAGAGGAGCTCATAGAGGTCGAGTAACGCGGAAAAATATAATCTGGCACGAGCTCATAGGGCTGAAAGCAAAGATTATAAGGGCATCTCATCCAGAGCTGGTCGGCATCGAGGGCTACGTCCTTGACGAGACGAGGAACACCCTCACCATAGGTGGGGAGAGGGTTTGGGTAGTTCCAAAGGACGTGGTCGAGATTGAGTTCGACCTCGGTGATGAAAAAATCCGAATCAACGGTCGTGATTTGATTGGAAGGCCCGAGATGAGACTGAAGAAGAGGTGGCGGAAATGAGAGAGATTGGATTGAGGGTTCAGCCTCCCGCTGAGGTGTGTAATGACCCCAAGTGCCCCTGGCATGGGAACCTCAAGATACACGGGAGATACTTTGAGGGTGTAGTCGTCAGCGATAAGGGTAAGAAGACTGTCGTCGTTGAGAGGCAGTACTACCACTACCTCAAGAAATACGAGCGTTATGAGCTCAGGAGGAGCAAGATTCATGCCCACAACCCCGAGTGTATCAACGCTAGGGTAGGGGACAAGGTTCTTATAGCCGAGACTAGGCCCATAAGCAAGACCAAGAGCTGGGTCGTCGTGGCGGTCCTCGAGAGGGCCGAGAGGAAGGAGGGGGTGTGAAGCCATGGCCAAGAAGGGTGCAGGTGCAACCAGAGGAATTAGCCCCGTCAGGCCAACTCGTGCCCTTCCGATTGGTGCCT
This genomic interval carries:
- a CDS encoding metal-dependent transcriptional regulator, whose translation is MHVSKREEEYLEAMYILHKNKGVIRVKDIAKIMNVKPPSVVDALKKLAEKGLVEYEKYDRILLTEEGRKIAEETYSKHVFLTKFFVDILGIPPEIAERDACQFEHYVSEVTVKRMKEFAKFIQEQCPYVLKQFLKEKLDE
- the dph5 gene encoding diphthine synthase, encoding MALYFIGLGLYDEKDITLKGLEVVRKCDRVFAEFYTSLLAGTSIDRIEELVGKPIVRLNREDVELNFEKIVLPEAKEKDVAFLTAGDPMVATTHPDLRIRAKKAGVESYVIHAPSIYSAVAITGLQIYKFGKSATVAYPEKNWFPTSHYDVIKENRERGLHTLLFLDIKADRGRYMTANEAMDILLKVEEMKKAGVFTPETLVVVLARAGSLNPTIRAGYVKDLISEDFGRQPHVLIVPGRLHIVEAEYLVEFANAPEEILEDV
- a CDS encoding putative RNA uridine N3 methyltransferase, with the protein product MAWHVFIPDSLLEETDDPKIRTYKVGQVARACAIFGVEHIWIYRAGGRDGKFIKTVLEYMETPQYLRKRLFPIMPELKYIGVVPPLRTPHHKLKGKPKVGEIREGYAFRKGKRVYADIGLDELAIVEGNVEGRATFRIVSTRPLKVVLAKPVEYWGYRVHLSGRSLAKTLKKAHLDLAIATSRKGRDVRKVRLPPLDGEVGIAFGSPRKGVMELLGGEYDFDFVLNTIPNQKTKTVRTEEALLATLAVFNLMRRD
- a CDS encoding 50S ribosomal protein L3 — translated: MGKVHRPRRGSLAFSPRKRAKSVVPRIKKWPKDSEVRMLGFAGYKAGMTHILMIDDSPGLTKGKEIFVPVTIVEVPPLFVYGIRAYKQGYLGLETATEVWFHELNENVRRRIKTLPKNYNEEAFKAKLSQLEELVESGEIVDIRLLVHTQPWLIKLKKKPEVMEYAIGGDDVKAKFEYAKEKIGKEIRASEVLHEGELLDVIAVTKGKGTQGPVKRWGVKVQFHKAQRAGKGRHVGNLGPWHPARVMWTVPQAGQMGFHHRTEFNKRLIAIGENGKLELNGNEIEITPKGGFPHYGIVRSDFLMIEGSVPGSFKRIIRVRPAIRPPKKKPPVERPQITYVSRESKQ
- the rpl4p gene encoding 50S ribosomal protein L4, giving the protein MKVKVFNLEGEPVEEIELPKVFSTPFRPDLIRRAVIASWTHRIQPQGRDPQAGKRRVTENIGKGHGMARVERIKTPPRFAAFVPFARGGRRTHPPKVEKIIWEDINKKERRLAIMSAIAATANPDLVKARGHIIDNVPAFPLVVVDDLEKVFKTAQTREIFKKLGVWDDIERAKRNTKIRAGKGKMRGRRYKKAKGPLIVVAKNEGIFQGARNHPGVDVVTVDNLGVELLAPGTHPGRLTIWTKGAIERLREIYG
- a CDS encoding 50S ribosomal protein L23, whose translation is MDPYKVIIRPLVTEKAVSLIERENKLTFIVDRRATKADIKRAVEEMFNVKVEKVNTLITMRGEKKAYVKLKPEYDASEVAARLGLF
- a CDS encoding 50S ribosomal protein L2, with protein sequence MGKSLIQQRRGKGTTTFRAPSHRYRGAVKYVPLNVTKDKTIRGIVEEILHDPGRTAPVARVKFEDGTKKLILAPEGVLVGQEVYIGPEAPIAIGNTLPLAKIPEGTYVYNIEGIPGDGGKYVRAGGTYALVVSREKDKVIVQLPSGELKQFKPECRATIGVVAGGGRLEKPIVKAGKAYYIAKARNRFWPKPRGVKMNAVNHPHGGKEHHIGRPSTVSRRAPPGRKVGHIAARRTGRRK
- a CDS encoding 30S ribosomal protein S19, whose protein sequence is MARKKEFRYRGYTLDELLNMSLEEFAKLLPARQRRSLKRGLSPEQKKLLRKIRLAKKGKYNKPIRTHSRDMVILPEMVGMTIHVYNGKEFVPVQIKEEMIGHYLGEFAMTRKVVQHGSPGVGATRSSMFVAIK
- the rplV gene encoding 50S ribosomal protein L22, whose amino-acid sequence is MSRGRFSYSFQNFDPERMARASGRDLRISPKHSVELLREIRGMMLNDALKYLDDVIAKKRPVPMKRYNDSQGHKPGKGFGPGRYPVKVAKAVKKILLNAKNNAEQKGLDVDRLKIIHAAAHRGPVLRGYIPRAFGRATPFNEETTHIEIVVEEIRR
- the rpsC gene encoding 30S ribosomal protein S3 translates to MAIERYFIKEGVKEMLIDEYLEKELRRGGYGGLDIKKTPLGTKVIIFAAHPGYVIGRGGRRIRELTRILERQFGLENPQIEVEEIKNPYLNAKVQAVRLAQALERGIHFRRAAYSAIRAIMRNGARGVEIRLSGKLTGERAKSVRFYQGYLAKVGNPAETLVSKGYAQALLKLGVIGVKVAIMPPDARLPDEIEIKEIVEEEVSGNEAQ
- the rpmC gene encoding 50S ribosomal protein L29 codes for the protein MKPSEIREMSIEEIDKKIRELRLELAKERGVLTMGASLENPMVIRNLRRDIARLLTIKKEKLREKR
- the yciH gene encoding stress response translation initiation inhibitor YciH encodes the protein MLFKEVLKEQQRIRVYIERARYGKLKTIIEGIDEKEFDLEDIAKKLKAKLACGGTVKKGRIELQGDHRDRIKKLLADLGFSEELIEVE
- a CDS encoding ribonuclease P protein component 1, which codes for MWRNRKEGKNRASGRPQGSYQEVARRPWIFRGAHRGRVTRKNIIWHELIGLKAKIIRASHPELVGIEGYVLDETRNTLTIGGERVWVVPKDVVEIEFDLGDEKIRINGRDLIGRPEMRLKKRWRK
- a CDS encoding 30S ribosomal protein S17 — protein: MREIGLRVQPPAEVCNDPKCPWHGNLKIHGRYFEGVVVSDKGKKTVVVERQYYHYLKKYERYELRRSKIHAHNPECINARVGDKVLIAETRPISKTKSWVVVAVLERAERKEGV